Proteins from one Novosphingobium pentaromativorans US6-1 genomic window:
- a CDS encoding AAA family ATPase yields the protein MATHPSLEIQPDELTNDGLGLLHRKALTILKRIRDGALDPETGHKVGPSFPISKAASLVGRTASAIREAERDGRLPPRDRTASGHRVQYTLQELDHMREVFGTRPWREPTDTPAIISVSNFKGGVGKSTIALHLAQHFAIRGYRVLFIDCDSQASSTMMFGYRPDVDLGEDDTLYGHFHNPELLGVRSIIRKTHFFGLDLIPANLKLYNLEYEIAGYLAQHQSFDIIDLIAQAIDSVVDDYDIVIMDPPPALGMVSMAVLQAANAMVIPMPPSVIDFASTVSFIDMARTTMHQLEKLGGRVKPAYNFIRLVGSRVDESKSMHREILSMMRQVFGGSMINSVLKTSAEIDNASSRMKTVFELDRPVTSHEVHNRCVKFLGDVCHDIEQDVLRSWASRAEHMT from the coding sequence ATGGCGACCCATCCCAGTCTTGAAATTCAGCCTGACGAATTGACCAATGACGGCCTTGGCCTGCTGCACAGGAAGGCCCTGACCATCCTGAAACGGATCAGGGACGGTGCACTCGATCCGGAAACCGGTCACAAGGTCGGGCCCTCCTTCCCCATTTCAAAAGCAGCCTCGCTCGTCGGTCGAACAGCTTCTGCCATTCGCGAGGCCGAGCGCGACGGGAGGCTGCCGCCGCGAGACCGGACCGCCTCGGGTCACCGCGTGCAATATACTCTCCAGGAACTCGATCACATGCGCGAGGTCTTCGGGACGCGGCCGTGGCGCGAGCCGACCGATACGCCGGCGATCATTTCGGTGTCGAACTTCAAGGGCGGCGTCGGCAAGTCCACGATCGCCCTGCACCTTGCCCAACATTTCGCCATCCGCGGCTACCGCGTGCTGTTCATCGACTGCGACAGCCAGGCCAGCTCGACGATGATGTTCGGCTATCGGCCCGACGTCGACCTTGGCGAGGATGACACTCTCTATGGGCACTTCCATAATCCCGAACTGCTCGGCGTGCGTTCGATCATCCGCAAGACGCATTTCTTCGGGCTCGATCTGATTCCGGCGAACCTCAAGCTCTACAATCTGGAGTACGAGATCGCGGGCTACCTCGCGCAGCACCAGAGCTTCGATATCATCGATCTCATTGCCCAGGCCATCGACAGTGTCGTGGACGATTATGACATCGTCATCATGGACCCGCCGCCGGCGCTGGGCATGGTGTCCATGGCCGTGCTTCAGGCGGCCAACGCGATGGTCATTCCGATGCCGCCGAGCGTCATCGACTTTGCCTCGACAGTCTCGTTCATCGACATGGCTCGCACGACGATGCACCAGCTCGAGAAGCTGGGTGGCAGGGTCAAGCCGGCCTATAATTTCATTCGCCTGGTTGGCAGCCGTGTCGACGAGAGCAAGTCGATGCACCGGGAAATTCTCTCGATGATGCGGCAGGTGTTTGGAGGCTCGATGATCAACTCGGTGCTAAAGACCAGTGCCGAGATCGACAATGCCAGCTCACGCATGAAGACGGTTTTCGAGCTCGACAGACCGGTGACTTCCCATGAGGTGCACAACCGCTGCGTCAAGTTTCTCGGCGATGTCTGCCATGACATCGAGCAGGATGTTCTGCGCTCGTGGGCGAGCCGCGCGGAGCATATGACGTGA
- a CDS encoding ParB/RepB/Spo0J family partition protein: MAKGNRGFGSSLTEGLDDSELDVSAPAESIMASRSQTLARLASGKVVTDRTEWVDPARCRPWRLHNRDVDHLNEETCRDLIDAFLSAKKQRIPAIVRKLHDDPEFDYEIIAGVRRWWTVQWLREHHHPEYEYLVTIQHVSDEEAFRVSDIENRSRKDISDWERANEYLRALDEFYDGSQSEMAEHLKISRSWLTRLLDVARLPSEIVNVFADTHDITVRVARDLKPLTGDQRALAFMAAEGRAIIAERNDLGVRLTGPEVAKRLVKATVATSKKSAKEELLKTRKGKPMLRYSRPARGGLNLKILPRSGATSDEMLEAIRGLLEE, from the coding sequence ATGGCTAAAGGCAATCGGGGCTTCGGCAGCAGCCTCACGGAAGGCTTGGACGATAGCGAACTCGACGTCTCGGCGCCGGCTGAAAGCATCATGGCCAGTCGCAGCCAGACACTTGCCCGTCTCGCTTCGGGCAAAGTGGTCACCGACCGCACCGAGTGGGTCGACCCGGCTCGCTGCAGGCCCTGGCGACTGCACAATCGCGATGTCGATCACCTCAACGAGGAGACCTGCCGCGACCTAATTGATGCGTTTCTATCCGCCAAGAAGCAGCGCATCCCGGCCATCGTCCGCAAGCTCCATGACGACCCGGAATTCGACTACGAGATCATCGCCGGCGTGCGCAGGTGGTGGACCGTGCAATGGCTGCGCGAGCACCACCATCCCGAGTACGAGTATCTTGTCACCATCCAGCACGTGTCCGACGAGGAGGCGTTTCGCGTCTCCGATATCGAGAACCGGTCGCGCAAGGACATCTCGGATTGGGAGAGGGCGAATGAATATCTGCGCGCCCTGGATGAATTCTACGACGGCTCACAGAGCGAGATGGCAGAGCACCTCAAGATCTCTCGCTCGTGGCTCACCCGCTTGCTGGACGTTGCGCGCTTGCCGAGCGAGATCGTGAACGTCTTTGCCGATACGCATGACATCACCGTGCGTGTCGCCCGCGACCTCAAGCCTCTGACCGGCGATCAGCGGGCCCTCGCGTTTATGGCTGCCGAAGGTCGTGCCATCATTGCCGAGCGTAACGATCTGGGCGTCCGGTTGACCGGACCGGAAGTTGCCAAGCGCCTGGTCAAGGCAACCGTCGCAACATCGAAGAAGAGCGCGAAGGAAGAACTGCTCAAGACGCGCAAGGGCAAGCCGATGCTGCGCTATTCGCGTCCGGCCCGGGGAGGGCTCAATCTCAAGATACTTCCGCGCTCGGGTGCGACGAGCGATGAGATGCTCGAAGCCATTCGCGGCCTGCTCGAGGAGTGA